The nucleotide sequence aacagaatgagtatattataaaaaatttaatatttttacaaaaaaaaattatgtaatcaacatttgttgtttttttctaaatagaTAGTCACAATGctattgtgatttttttatttaatatgatcTTTTCTAACAATAGAAAATATGTAATAGTACATAATATAacgataaataaattatactttaaagatattttagaaCCAATTATAATGCAATCTTGGCTGTTTTACCACTTATACTCTAATTTTGGGATGCCTTTACCATGTGTAAAGTAAATTCCATCTTCTCTAACATCCCAAAAATTCGTTTTACCATGATCAACTGAGCCAGTAGGACTTTGATATGCCATAATACTTACAAATTTTAAGTTCGCCTCCCTTACATCACAATTCATTTTGTTTGCGGTAAAAAATGCACTATGAAAACTATAATTGTAGATTTGTCCACGGTCTAAAGAAACTGTGAATACTTGCTTGTTGTTCAATTTACAAAagatattgatttgttttcctgAACTAATTGAATTCTTAAATTGTACTAAATTTTTCCCAAACAGTTTTGCATTACCCAACCCGACATACAAAACcatgacacaaaaaaaataagagaggtgattcattttttcaactaattgttgtgtttgtttagTAGGggtaatatgtatataaaatatagaatattttaacTTATACCTAGGTGTTGAGatgtatgtatatttaaatatattttgaaagaaaatgaaattatatatatataaatataataaatgtattatgcaaaaattaataaatgtactaaaacttgaaagaaattaatacaaaatccCAATTTAACTtaacttttttgcttttttcttagatattttaccaacaaaatattggtaaaactaaaacttaataattgATTAGATTTTACACTAAAAGTTGTAAGAAATTAATACGAAGACccatcttattttttatttttttagcttgaaagaaatcattaaaaataGGGTTTAACTTTCTAATAATTGGGCAAATAACATATCTGAAATCGagtttttttatctttagcTATTAAAAGCttcctttttaataaagttGTTGGAGTTTTATTACAATCATTTATTATGagattaatttatagtattttatacAAAGGATATGATGTCAAAGTTTTTCTTAACAAGACAGTATAAAAAGCCTTTGCTCAAAATCTTGCAATTGTTTGATGGAACAGTTCCTCTCCCTATCCATCTCTCTTCTATCCTATTTGGTAATTTacaatcatattatatataaaaaaagatttgaacaATATactttgaaagaattttaccaaaGAAATATTTCTAGTCAACACAGACGAACACATGATATAGAGATTAGTAATAACACATCCGAATTATGCCCCATGAATATAATCACTGTGTGACCGTATGTGTTATATCTTTTCTAACGCATACGGTTACTAATAATCCTCAAATTGCTCTTCTTTAAACCCATCTACTCCACATACTCACTCTCGATTTCCGCTCCATTTTATTTGTCaaccttttaaattttcatttatttgtgtCCTTCGTAAAACACACACGCCAAAATCGTATCCTTCTTTAAAGGTTACTAGCTCTTAAGACTCTAAACAAAGCCCGATTAGAAAGAAGTTAAGAACACATTCAAAATTTCAATCCTAAAAATTCTCACTTCCATGTCCTTTATCTTTTCTCTCCATTCCTCTAAAGGCTCTAATTGATCCttgtaacaaaaagaaaacataagagAACTCTTTGCtctgaattttgtatttttaaatgtATTCTCTGATGAAAGtcttatttctcttcttctctttcatcttTGGTAATTTATATCAACTTATAGCTCTCATCACGTACGAAAGATTCCTCCCAtggtcaaattttaattttttttttattaaaaattttgtgcAGGAGGAGGTATTAATGGAGCAATGGGTTCAAACCAGCTTCTTGGACCTAAAAAAACACCGAAGCTATTCGTGTTTGGAGACTCTTACGCGGATACCGGAAACACGAAGAGCGACACAGAGGCTTGGGCTGTCCCTTACGGTATCACTTTCCCCGGTAAACCTTCCGGCCGTTATTGTGATGGTCTCATCGCCACCGATTTAATAGGttcctctctccctctctcttagATTAGATGTATACCTTTCCAACAGATGTCTAAATcttatagtatattatatatatttaacggATGTAAAGTGAAACTATTGTGTTGGTTGGTGCAGCAAAAGTGTTAGGGGCAGAGTCACCTCATCTTTATAGAACACacggaaaaaacaaaaccctaaaaaaaggAATGAATTTTGCGTTTGGGGGTTCCAAAGTGGTGGACTACTCTCCGCATAGTCCATTCCCCAATATAACTGCTCAGGTTAATTTATTGGTAGACATCGTTCTCGCCGGCCGTGTCCAAGGAGACATTACTCCCACCGACGTCTCTCTCATCAGCTACGCCGGAGGCGACTATATTTATTTCATTGACGAAAATCGCCCTGCCGCTGTAAgaataaaacatttatctttttttagaTGTCAAGGCTAATTACGTAATTCAATTGTTCCTATTTCTCTGCTTTTATACGTAATTCTATTGGTTCATAAACATCGGTTTACACTAAAAGTTTTCTTTCATTAAATTTCGCTTTctaacaggaaaaaaaaatgcttatcTTCTCATTGAATCTTGCATGCAGGGCATGAAAGCATTAGTAGAGGAAGTCGTGGATCATTTACACGTTAATATGATAGTTTTGAGTGGGCTGCTGTTTAAGAAAGTAGCAGTAACATCGCTGCAGCCAATAGGATGCCTCCCTACCTACACCTCTGCATCATCGTTCAAGAGTTGCAACGAGTCACAAAGCGCATTGGTGGAACTCCACAATAAATTGTTGAGACAAGTCGTGGCCAAGCTCAACGAGCAGTCTAGGGTTATGAAGAAGGGGCAGCATTACTTTATCATTGATATTCATCACGCCTTCATGACTGTTCTGAAGAACAAAGGTGAGAATTAATCCACGTAATAAGAGTTTCACGTTTGATCTTCAATATCAAAACCTAGACTTATAGATTGTTTTGTGAAAACGTAGGGAGCAAAAGATTTAAAACCCCGATGATGAAGTCGTGTTGTGAAGGTTTTTGTGGGCGATCGATGGACGGTGACAAGTTGTATACCTTATGTGATGATCCtaagtcttttttcttttgggatgaAGTTCACCCTACTCAAGAAGGATGGAAATCGATTTACTCGGTATTAGGGAACCCATTAACCGAGTCTAAGACCAAACCGTAAAACCACTTGTTGGTATTTaatttaaaacccgaaaatgcAATCTGAAACTTTTACATTTGTTCTTGTAAAGGACAATTATAAAGAATGACAAATGGTTGGTTTGTCCACGAATAAATAAAGGATGCCTAGATCATCTTTGTTCGAGGAACAAAAAATCATGACAAACTGTTTTTCTGGACAAAGagagtttttcacttttttctctCCACATAGACAATAAATATGATTGCAATCTTTCATTCAATAACAGAATAAAGGAAATTACAgttaaaacaaagatgaaatgaAAGATTTTTGTATCCACTTATACTCTAGTTTTGGTATTTCTTTACCATGTGTAAAGTAAACTCCATCTTCTCTAACATCCCAAAAATTTTGCTTACCATGATCAAATACACCATTAGCACCTTCGTATGCCCTAAACGAAACATTTCCAAGTAGCCCTTGCGTTAACTGACAATCcattttgtttctgaaaataAACATACCATGAAACTTATAATCGTAGGTTTCTCCAGGATccaaaaaaagttgaaatgGTTGCTTTTTGTTTAAATCAcaagagatttggatttgttttccaGGATTAAGAGAGTTCCTAAACTGGActaaattttttgcaaacagTTTCGCATCACTCGATCCAACCCATAATACCATGACAAACAAAAAGCACGAGAAGCCATTCATCATTTGGATTAATTAATCTGTGGGGTTTTTTAAAGGGTTGATAGGTTCATATGAGAAAAAATATTCCAACTTATAAGAATGTGTAGGTGGTATTATGGTAATGTATTCTAAATCTAGAGAATAATATTGGTGAATGAACTAGTGGTGGTCaattcaagaatatgcaaaATCTTCTAGGATTGAATTCTAAATCTGGAGAATGGTGGTGAGGTGGTGATGATTAAAATAACTTTTGGTTTATCATTTGATTATGGAGGTCTCAAAGAAATTGTTGTCTTCTCTAAATTAGATATgatcttataaattaaaattttactaaaaattgtgataaattaataagactTCCAAATCTTTCTAATTAaaattcttccttcttttttcttacttggAAAAAACTGATTTTCTTATTTACCAAAAAAGGGAGATACGATTTGAAAGTCATAATGGTTCATCAGATAAATTACTTAAACCTTAGTTTtgtcttaaaaaacaaaaaaaaaaaagattaactaGGTTTTTTTAGGTATAAATTGTTTATTTACTACTGTGAAATTGTGAAGTTAACTAGCTTTATTAGGCGATTAAACTTTATTGGGTATAAGTTTATGATGTATAAACTTATTTTCGTCCTTGACAAAGAATAGAGaagtttatgaattatgatgtaTAAGTTTTTGCCCCAAATCTTGCAATACATTTTGATTAAACCCTTCAATTCCTTTCgctcttaattttcttttctctcctctttggtaacttctatataatataatcatcATTAGCTATTCCAACATCTATTCTCCCTCTAACCTTAATTCTTCTATCGCTCTCGTCAGCGTTGCCGGCAACGACTATTTCTATATAACGGCTCCTTCGCAGTAAAATACATTACagattttcaaatttgatcCTTTAAATACTGTAGTTATTTTAAGGGTTTTGAGTGATtggtttttgttaaaattgtagGGAGCACCAAAATTGAAACCCCGTTGAAGCCGTGTTGCGAAGGTGATTGTGGGCATGTGGACGAGAAGGGTGTCAAGAAGTATACTCTTATGTAAAGATCCTAAGTCTGATTTCTTATGGGATAACCTTCACCCTAGCCAAGAAGGAGGGAGGTCGATCGGTTTACTCAGTGTTAGGCAAACCTCTAACCGACCAAAGTGTAAATCACTTCTCGTTATCTAAAACCCCAACAATGTATTGGCAATACAAAGATACTACATATGTATTTGATTCGAATTCAGTTATTAATcgaatttatcttttatttgaagcgtttttaagaaaataagttaAATGGACTTTGTAGTTCGATTCATATTtggtttttacttctttttatatCGAGTTTTTACTTTGAAGAGCTCGAAAAGCAAAAGAGGATGGtggtttacaaattacaatagtGTCTCTACTgataattacaatatattttctttaaattttcatataggGCGGCTGGGCTGGACATCTAAACCCTCACGTGTGTTAAATAAATATGATGTATCCATTTTTCAGGGAGTTTTGCCTGGAATATTTTAAGCCTATTAGATTAAATACACTATGTTAGTGGTATTAGgtaaatatgaatatatgattgGTTGTTATTATTCTATTTCCTAAACTATGAAAAACCtggaaaatgtataaaaataaaaacccacTGGGGTAATAATACAGTAAACATACGAGGAAATAATAAACACGTTCTTTGTTGTTGGGACNaaaaaaaaaaaaaaaaaaaaaaaaaaaaaaaaaaaaaaaaaaaaaaaaaaattaaagatagtCAATAATCAAGGACGGTATGCCAATATTCCATTGTCGAGGATAAACCAAAGTCTTGTTTCTACTTTTACGGTACGCGTCCACGTTTTGGTCTTGTTCTTCAACATAAAACcatatggaaaataaaaataagcttACGGAAGTAAGAACTATAATTTCAGCCTACAAATTTGAAGGCGTACCATGTGATGATGAAAAATAGTATAAGTAGTCTTCGTTGCACAAAAAAAGTATAAGTAGTCTTCCTGcttcaaacaaataaatttgataGATTGGTGACGTTGACATCATACTAACACTGTagtataaaatttcaaaatgaaCGTcggaaaataagaaataaaaatttgaattggaATGTTCACAAATCTAAGGATTAAACTATgatctagaatttttttattattaaaaattgaaagtcaattcaataaataatgttttaaaaagtatatCACTAAAACgccaaatatattatttttaaaaaagaatttaacATCCCGTAAATTTCggcaaaaaaaatctattgcaATGtataccaactttttttttacaaacaacTCTATACCAACTTTTTTGTGGGGCAAAAACTCTATACCCCAACTAAGGCCATTTGTATCTCTTATCCCAATTGTAATAGAAATCACACTcagaaattaaacaaagataattaagaaactcaaaaaaaaaaaaaattaagaaactcaaatggttcaaaacaaaattgaataaaacaCGACTTTCTTTGTTATGAACAACGAATAAAACACAAAgactaaaaatacaaaagttgaCGAGATCGTAGTCGTTTCACAATCAACTCTTGATGGTTAGTGGGTTACTACTATATAAAGCCACAAAGAACATTAGTGAGAACACGATTCAATTTCAATTCTCTCTTTTAAACccatcttctctcttccacattctcgctctctctctctcccttcgcCTTTCCTTTTTGGtcgttaaaacttaaaagagaacTCTTTGCTCTGAATCTTGAAAAATGGATCCTTTgttcaaactcttcttctccctcttcctcTTTTTATTAACTTCGCTCCTATTTGGTAATTTAACTTGCGTTTCATCTTATAGCTCTCATCACAACAATTTCttgaaaccaaatttttaatatttttttttgatttaattatgcAGGAGAAATCAGTGGAGTTGAGGGTTCCAATCAAAATCATCACTTGTATGCATTTAGACCATCGAAGCTGTTTGTGTTCGGAGATTCTTATGCCGATACAGGAAACATTAAGAAGTCTCTCGCTAGTTCTTGGAAATTCCCTTACGGTATCACTTTCCCCGGTAAACCCGCCGGCCGTTTCTCCGACGGCCGCGTTGCCACCGATTTTCTAGGTAACGACTCCTCGTCAAAAAAAGTTAACCATATATATCATCCTTATGCTATATGAAATATGAATCTTgttaaattcaagaaaaaaagattatatgaatcttgttttataattgtttcatTTAAATTCCTAATCAAATTTGTTGACAATAACAATCCTAATCAATTTTATTAACCAACCAACACTAAAAGTCACCTGCTGACTGCTGTAATAGTGTAATTACTTGACATACTTTAGTGTTAGCCTTTTAGGATATACATACAATATGTAGAAATGGGTAAGTAAATGATTGATAAGTGTTTAAGTACCCAACTAATCGATGTTTTAGCTTCGTTTAAAATTATAACAGTATAGATGTGTGAAAATGATGAGACGTAAATCGTAATATTTAAATAAGGTACAAAAAACAATGATGGAAGGAGTGGTCTAGTGTTAATCCAGTGCGCGACTcacttttgcttttctttcttctcgcCATCTTCTTGTTGTACTTTGCTTTTtattaaagcttttttttttactttctttttctgtttattaATCTGAAAAACTATTTATATTCTCCTTTTTCTTATCCTATAAACCTTTTCCttgtaacatatttttatgtcctttatataatcatatatattcctCAGTACTATGTGTTTGTGTCTCGGTGGACATACATAATTGAGAAATTTAAGAATCATTTCTTTATCTTGTGTTAGTTACAGTAGTTGGTTTAATTACCTTCGTGGCCAGTTTAGTGATGTTGAATCTTTTATTTGGTTGGTAAAGGAAAATTTAGTTCGAACATTTAGCAATTGTCAGCGTTGCGTCAAATCCTTTTACTATATATGACCAAATTCATAATAGTCCTTTTTTCTTACGTTTTATCTATATTCTTCatgtattataaatttattattattactatatatatttatttactattcATTGTAACACACGCATCATGTAAATATGTAATTCACAAGTAAAAATATACGTTAAAATGATGAAAAGTATAAACTTAGTAATATaagataaatgtattattatGGGAAGTAACATACCGATACTCTGCTTCTTTACATATACGTTGTCAATTGTCATCATTT is from Camelina sativa cultivar DH55 chromosome 20, Cs, whole genome shotgun sequence and encodes:
- the LOC104768543 gene encoding GDSL esterase/lipase At5g03600, with translation MGSNQLLGPKKTPKLFVFGDSYADTGNTKSDTEAWAVPYGITFPGKPSGRYCDGLIATDLIAKVLGAESPHLYRTHGKNKTLKKGMNFAFGGSKVVDYSPHSPFPNITAQVNLLVDIVLAGRVQGDITPTDVSLISYAGGDYIYFIDENRPAAGMKALVEEVVDHLHVNMIVLSGLLFKKVAVTSLQPIGCLPTYTSASSFKSCNESQSALVELHNKLLRQVVAKLNEQSRVMKKGQHYFIIDIHHAFMTVLKNKGSKRFKTPMMKSCCEGFCGRSMDGDKLYTLCDDPKSFFFWDEVHPTQEGWKSIYSVLGNPLTESKTKP